A stretch of Saccharothrix texasensis DNA encodes these proteins:
- a CDS encoding SIS domain-containing protein, with product MTTEPVTDTDYGDVVRTHLTRVEQQNAAALDDVAELVLASVRADGMVLTAGAGHSLAAVAETFYRAGGLACVRPIYHPELLPMHGAVSSTSAERRSGLAAEVLREAGLAAHDVLVVFSTSGVNPYPVELAMLAADAGCPVVAVTSVAASALAPRRAGTTLAENATVVLDNLVPPGDATYPLADPVTAAVSTIATAFLWNLMMVRLFDKAAEAGVALPLWRSANVEGGDAANADLLRKYQTRVPQLG from the coding sequence ATGACGACCGAGCCCGTGACCGACACCGACTACGGCGACGTCGTGCGCACCCACCTCACCAGGGTGGAGCAGCAGAACGCGGCGGCCTTGGACGACGTGGCCGAGCTGGTGCTGGCGAGCGTCCGCGCGGACGGCATGGTGCTCACGGCGGGCGCGGGCCACTCCCTCGCCGCCGTCGCCGAGACGTTCTACCGCGCGGGCGGCCTGGCCTGCGTCCGCCCGATCTACCACCCCGAACTGCTGCCCATGCACGGCGCGGTGAGCAGCACCTCCGCCGAGCGCCGCTCCGGGCTGGCCGCCGAGGTGCTGCGCGAAGCGGGCCTGGCCGCGCACGACGTCCTGGTCGTCTTCTCCACCTCCGGCGTGAACCCGTACCCGGTGGAGCTGGCGATGCTCGCGGCGGACGCCGGCTGCCCCGTGGTGGCGGTGACGTCGGTCGCGGCGAGCGCGCTCGCACCGCGCCGCGCGGGCACCACCCTCGCCGAGAACGCCACCGTGGTGCTGGACAACCTGGTGCCGCCCGGTGACGCGACCTACCCGCTCGCGGACCCCGTCACCGCCGCCGTGTCCACGATCGCGACCGCGTTCCTGTGGAACCTGATGATGGTGCGCCTGTTCGACAAGGCCGCCGAGGCGGGCGTGGCGCTGCCTTTGTGGCGCAGCGCGAACGTCGAGGGCGGGGACGCGGCCAACGCCGACCTGCTGCGCAAGTACCAGACGCGGGTGCCCCAGCTGGGCTGA
- a CDS encoding DeoR/GlpR family DNA-binding transcription regulator produces the protein MSGVHMNAMDVSWRHEKILHRLRGGERVSVGSLADLVGTSEMTVRRDLDVLEREGLLRRVRGAAVSMLTGEETPYAARARQRLEAKRRIGGAVAALLDDGETVVLDGGSTTVEVARRLGERRLTVLPLSLHSADELRGAEQVRLVLPGGDIRPGELAFVGPLTEHAFRVMRFDTMVLGSCGLSARNGVSAHDLAEGAVKKAAVEASARVIAAIDSSKFGRTAFGRVCAVGELDVLVTDADAPEDEVRRIREAGVEVRLV, from the coding sequence ATGTCCGGTGTTCACATGAACGCCATGGACGTGTCCTGGCGTCACGAGAAGATCCTCCACCGCTTGCGGGGCGGCGAGCGGGTGTCCGTCGGCAGCCTGGCGGACCTGGTGGGCACCTCGGAGATGACGGTGCGGCGCGACCTCGACGTGCTGGAGCGGGAAGGGCTGCTCCGGCGGGTGCGCGGTGCGGCGGTGAGCATGCTGACGGGGGAGGAGACGCCTTACGCGGCGCGGGCGCGGCAGCGGTTGGAGGCGAAGCGGCGGATCGGCGGCGCGGTCGCCGCGCTGCTGGACGACGGCGAGACCGTGGTGCTCGACGGCGGCAGCACCACGGTGGAGGTCGCGCGGCGGCTGGGTGAGCGTCGGCTGACCGTGCTGCCGCTGTCGTTGCACTCGGCGGACGAGCTGCGCGGGGCGGAGCAGGTGCGGCTGGTGTTGCCGGGCGGCGACATCCGGCCCGGCGAGCTGGCCTTCGTCGGGCCGTTGACCGAGCACGCGTTCCGGGTGATGCGGTTCGACACGATGGTGCTCGGCAGTTGCGGGTTGAGCGCGCGCAACGGCGTCTCGGCGCACGACCTGGCCGAAGGCGCGGTGAAGAAGGCCGCGGTCGAGGCGTCGGCGCGGGTGATCGCGGCGATCGACAGCTCGAAGTTCGGGCGCACCGCGTTCGGCCGGGTGTGCGCGGTGGGCGAGCTCGACGTGCTCGTCACCGATGCGGACGCGCCGGAGGACGAGGTGCGCCGGATCCGGGAGGCCGGGGTGGAAGTGAGGCTCGTCTGA